The following proteins are encoded in a genomic region of Phragmites australis chromosome 9, lpPhrAust1.1, whole genome shotgun sequence:
- the LOC133928775 gene encoding receptor-like cytoplasmic kinase 185 produces MGCLPCFGSAGDGAAKKGGARKDGSSDRRVTRVGSDKSKPQGGSDSKKDAVILREGNNQHIAAHTFTFRELAAATKNFRQDCLLGEGGFGRVYKGRLENGQAVAVKQLDRNGLQGNREFLVEVLMLSLLHHDNLVNLIGYCADGDQRLLVYEFMPLGSLEDHLHDIPPDKEPLNWNTRMKIAAGAAKGLEYLHDKASPPVIYRDFKSSNILLGEGYHPKLSDFGLAKLGPVGDKTHVSTRVMGTYGYCAPEYAMTGQLTVKSDVYSFGVVFLELITGRKAIDNTKPNGEQNLVAWARPLFKDRRKFPKMADPLLQGRFPMRGLYQALAVAAMCLQEQSATRPFIGDVVTALSYLASQTYDPNMPIQHNRSNSSTPRASRGGGIDDQRRLRSPNHHSPDLRRREATIASKYEADVGRTNSGSGSGRRSGLDDVDMAGLQVGNPAHAGMKRESPRTGDRQHAVAEAKTWGDNSRERK; encoded by the exons ATAAATCAAAACCACAGGGTGGATCAGACTCTAAGAAGGATGCAGTCATCCTGAGGGAGGGGAACAATCAACATATTGCAGCACACACTTTCACTTTTCGTGAGCTTGCTGCTGCCACTAAGAACTTCAGACAAGATTGCTTATTGGGCGAAGGAGGTTTTGGCCGTGTTTATAAAGGACGTTTGGAGAATGGACAG GCTGTTGCAGTGAAGCAACTTGATCGCAATGGCCTTCAAGGAAATAGGGAGTTTCTGGTTGAGGTTCTAATGCTTAGTCTACTGCACCATGACAACCTGGTCAACCTAATTGGATACTGTGCTGATGGGGACCAACGTCTTCTTGTATACGAGTTTATGCCATTGGGATCACTTGAGGATCATTTGCATG ATATTCCACCTGATAAGGAACCTCTCAACTGGAACACTCGGATGAAGATAGCTGCCGGTGCCGCCAAGGGCTTAGAATACTTGCATGACAAGGCAAGTCCTCCTGTTATTTACCGGGATTTCAAGTCATCAAACATTCTACTTGGTGAAGGGTATCATCCAAAGCTATCAGACTTTGGCCTTGCAAAACTTGGGCCTGTTGGTGACAAGACTCATGTTTCAACACGTGTTATGGGAACATACGGCTACTGTGCCCCAGAGTATGCAATGACAGGGCAGCTTACGGTTAAATCTGATGTATATAGTTTTGGTGTTGTGTTCCTTGAACTGATTACTGGCCGCAAAGCCATTGACAACACTAAACCTAATGGAGAGCAAAACTTAGTTGCATGG GCTCGTCCTCTATTCAAGGACCGCAGAAAATTTCCTAAAATGGCCGATCCATTACTTCAGGGCCGCTTCCCCATGAGGGGTCTGTACCAGGCTTTGGCTGTTGCTGCAATGTGTTTGCAAGAGCAATCTGCTACGCGGCCCTTCATAGGAGATGTGGTCACTGCTCTTTCATACCTAGCTTCTCAGACATATGATCCAAACATGCCTATTCAACATAATCGGAGTAATTCATCTACTCCGAGGGCCAGTCGAGGTGGCGGGATCGATGATCAACGCCGTCTCCGCTCACCGAATCACCATTCTCCAGATTTGAGGAGAAGAGAAGCCACCATAGCGTCAAAATATGAAGCCGACGTTGGCAGGACAAATTCTGGCAGTGGTTCTGGTCGTCGGTCTGGCTTGGATGATGTGGATATGGCAGGTTTGCAGGTGGGTAATCCTGCTCATGCAGGAATGAAGAGGGAATCTCCTAGGACCGGTGACAGGCAGCATGCTGTTGCAGAGGCCAAAACATGGGGGGATAATTCAAGAGAGAGAAAGTGA